The Microcoleus sp. FACHB-672 genomic interval GAAGTGGATAAAAAATTAAACTTCACTGACAGTCACTCACAATCAAATTTACCAGCATAAGCATAAGGCAAAGCGAGAAACTGCCGTGACTGAACAAAAGACTTGGAGCCAGCGATTTGAATCAGCGCTGCATCCCGCCATTGCACGGTTCAATGCCAGTATTAATTTTGACATTGAATTAATTGAATATGACATTACCGGCTCTGTCGCTCATGCCAAGATGCTGGCAAAAACCGGCATTATCTCAGCGGAAGAAGGCGAACATTTAGTGGCAGGCTTGGAAAAGATCCGGCAAGAATATCGGCAGGGATTTTTTAGACCAGGCGTTGATGCTGAGGATATACACTTTGCCGTTGAGCGCCGGCTGACAGAAATTGTTGGAGATGCCGGTAAAAAACTGCACACGGCACGCTCTCGCAATGATCAAGTTGGCACTGATACCCGACTGTACTTGCGCGATCAAATCGGTCAAATTCGGGGTCAGGTGCGCGAATTTCAGGAAGTTTTACTGAATTTAGCCCAGCAGAATATTGAGACGCTGATTCCCGGTTACACGCACCTACAACGAGCGCAGCCGGTGAGTTTAGCTCATCACCTGCTGGCTTATTTTGAAATGTCTCAGCGCGACTGGGAACGCCTGGGAGATGTGTGCCGGCGCGTGGATGTATGTCCCCTAGGTTCGGGTGCACTTGCCGGCACCACTTTCCCCATTGATCGGCATTATACCGCCGAATTGTTGGGGTTTAGCAACGTTTATGCCAACAGTTTAGATGGGGTCAGTGATCGCGATTTTGCGATTGAATTTCTCTGTGCAGCTAGCTTAATTATGGTTCACCTAAGCCGGCTGTCTGAAGAAGTCATTCTTTGGGCATCTCAAGAGTTTGGTTTTGTTACCCTCAAAGATAGCTGCGCCACCGGCTCTAGCATTATGCCCCAGAAGAAAAACCCCGACGTACCAGAATTAGTAAGAGGAAAAACAGGGCGTGTGTTTGGGCATTTGCAAGCAATGTTGGTGTTAATGAAAGGATTGCCTTTAGCCTATAACAAAGACTTGCAAGAAGATAAAGAAGCGCTATTTGATGCCGTTAAAACCGTTAAAGCTTGTTTAGAAGCGATGACAATTTTGCTGCGGGAAGGAATCGAATTTCGCAGTGAGCGTCTGGCTGAGGCGGTGGCGGAAGACTTCTCGAATGCGACAGATGTAGCAGATTATTTGGCAACAAAGGGCGTGCCATTCCGCGAGGCGTATAATCTTGTGGGAAAGGTAGTAAAAACTTGTCTGGCTGCGGGGAAATTGCTCAAGAATTTGAGTTTGGAA includes:
- the argH gene encoding argininosuccinate lyase: MTEQKTWSQRFESALHPAIARFNASINFDIELIEYDITGSVAHAKMLAKTGIISAEEGEHLVAGLEKIRQEYRQGFFRPGVDAEDIHFAVERRLTEIVGDAGKKLHTARSRNDQVGTDTRLYLRDQIGQIRGQVREFQEVLLNLAQQNIETLIPGYTHLQRAQPVSLAHHLLAYFEMSQRDWERLGDVCRRVDVCPLGSGALAGTTFPIDRHYTAELLGFSNVYANSLDGVSDRDFAIEFLCAASLIMVHLSRLSEEVILWASQEFGFVTLKDSCATGSSIMPQKKNPDVPELVRGKTGRVFGHLQAMLVLMKGLPLAYNKDLQEDKEALFDAVKTVKACLEAMTILLREGIEFRSERLAEAVAEDFSNATDVADYLATKGVPFREAYNLVGKVVKTCLAAGKLLKNLSLEEWKELHPAFEGDIYDAITPRQVVAARNSYGGTGFVPVRKAIEEAKCRLNS